Proteins from a single region of Streptomyces griseiscabiei:
- a CDS encoding DUF6807 domain-containing protein yields MTMTDASLVLRVAGRPVGRYLTRPELPERLSPRPYLHPVTTLSGTAVTELSPADHLHHLGVGVAVPDVEGHNFWGGRTYVRDRGPTELDNHGSQRHTAFQLRDPDGFVEELRWVASGTELLRERRTVATTELTDSAWALDFTFSLTNITGAPVSIGSPATNGRPGAAYGGFFWRARKEATAPRVLTAEAEGEAEVHGGRADWVALVGGTWTLVFAGATETTRRDPWFVRADEYPGVGSSLAATERLPIEPGETAVRRIVTVVADGTLGRDEAAALVRKAVSL; encoded by the coding sequence ATGACGATGACCGACGCGTCCCTCGTCCTGCGGGTGGCGGGCCGTCCGGTGGGCCGCTATCTCACCCGGCCCGAACTTCCCGAACGGCTCTCCCCACGCCCCTATCTGCATCCCGTCACCACCCTGTCCGGTACGGCGGTCACCGAACTGAGTCCCGCCGACCACCTCCACCACCTCGGCGTCGGTGTCGCCGTTCCCGACGTCGAGGGGCACAACTTCTGGGGCGGACGCACCTACGTCCGCGACCGGGGTCCGACCGAGCTGGACAACCACGGCTCCCAGCGCCACACCGCCTTCCAGCTGCGCGACCCCGACGGCTTCGTCGAGGAACTGCGCTGGGTGGCCTCCGGCACCGAGTTACTGCGGGAGCGCCGTACGGTCGCGACCACCGAACTCACCGACTCCGCCTGGGCGCTGGACTTCACCTTCTCGCTCACCAACATCACCGGCGCCCCGGTGTCCATCGGCAGCCCCGCCACCAACGGCCGCCCCGGCGCCGCGTACGGCGGCTTCTTCTGGCGGGCCCGCAAGGAGGCCACCGCACCCCGGGTCCTCACCGCCGAGGCGGAGGGTGAGGCCGAGGTGCACGGAGGCCGCGCCGACTGGGTCGCCCTCGTCGGCGGCACCTGGACGCTCGTCTTCGCCGGGGCCACCGAGACCACCCGCCGCGACCCGTGGTTCGTCCGCGCCGACGAGTACCCGGGCGTCGGCTCCTCCCTCGCCGCCACCGAGCGCCTCCCGATCGAGCCGGGGGAGACGGCCGTACGCCGGATCGTCACCGTCGTCGCCGACGGCACCCTCGGCCGGGACGAGGCGGCGGCCCTGGTCCGCAAGGCGGTGAGCCTGTGA
- a CDS encoding pectinesterase family protein, translating to MTHLRSKRLPHRGRTAAAVTALIASFVVGAFTPAEAAQPAPAADAVAAGYGAAPRWTDRPHGFASLDGGTTGGAGGKVVTVTDQASLARYASAEEPYVIRVAGAIDVEPFGSDIVVTSDKTIVGVGDTGEIGHGELHLNPGTSNVVIRNLTIRDSYVEGDWDGKTTDFDAIQMDTVDHVWIDHNRFEHMGDGLLDIRKDSRYITVSHNQFRNHNKALGIGWTTNLQTEITIDHNWFTGTKQRNPSADNCAYAHLYNNYLSAQVADGDPVWTYGNWARGRTRMVIENSYYDGVQHPYQADATAELVQRGSILKNVTGRRESWGEAFDPRDFYRYRLDPAAAVPALVTRFSGPQKDIGTNTVLNVPGDHPTVQAAVDAVPAGNDGTVTIRIAPGTYRAKVLIPANKPNLLLQGTGRDRSDTVLVFDTPAANGGSNGSATVRILASDVTARNLTFSNDFDEAAHEVNGEQALAVKTTGDRIVFEDTAFLGNQDTLMTDSPRLDVISRVYIRDSYIEGDVDFIYGRATTVIERSLIKALSRGSDSNNGYITAASTWKENPYGFLITRSKVVSDAPAGTYHLGRPWHPGGEPDAIAQVLFRDTELPAAIKSSPWTDMSGFSWKDARFTEHRTYGPGAGVTADRPQLPAAEAGTYTVTKYLAGTDGWAPHRTRVGAGAGR from the coding sequence ATGACGCACCTCCGTAGCAAGCGCTTGCCGCACCGAGGGAGAACGGCCGCCGCCGTCACCGCCCTGATCGCCTCGTTCGTCGTCGGCGCGTTCACCCCGGCGGAGGCCGCGCAGCCCGCCCCGGCCGCCGACGCCGTCGCCGCCGGGTACGGCGCGGCACCCCGCTGGACCGACCGCCCCCACGGCTTCGCCTCCCTCGACGGCGGCACCACCGGGGGCGCGGGCGGCAAGGTGGTGACCGTCACCGACCAGGCCTCGCTGGCGCGGTACGCGTCCGCCGAGGAGCCCTACGTCATCCGGGTGGCCGGGGCGATCGACGTCGAGCCCTTCGGCTCGGACATCGTCGTGACCTCGGACAAGACGATCGTCGGCGTCGGCGACACCGGCGAGATCGGCCACGGCGAGCTGCATCTCAACCCCGGTACCAGCAACGTCGTCATCCGCAATCTGACGATCCGGGACTCCTACGTCGAGGGCGACTGGGACGGCAAGACCACCGACTTCGACGCCATCCAGATGGACACCGTCGACCACGTCTGGATCGACCACAACCGCTTCGAGCACATGGGCGACGGACTCCTCGACATCCGCAAGGACAGCCGGTACATCACCGTCTCCCACAACCAGTTCAGGAACCACAACAAGGCCCTCGGTATCGGCTGGACGACGAATCTCCAGACCGAGATCACCATCGACCACAACTGGTTCACCGGCACCAAACAGCGCAACCCCTCCGCCGACAACTGCGCCTACGCCCACCTCTACAACAACTACCTCTCGGCGCAGGTGGCCGACGGCGACCCCGTGTGGACGTACGGGAACTGGGCGCGCGGCCGGACCAGGATGGTCATCGAGAACAGCTACTACGACGGGGTCCAGCACCCCTACCAGGCCGACGCCACCGCCGAGCTGGTGCAGCGCGGGTCGATCCTGAAGAACGTCACCGGGCGACGGGAGAGCTGGGGCGAGGCCTTCGACCCGAGGGACTTCTACCGCTACCGCCTCGACCCGGCCGCCGCCGTCCCCGCGCTGGTCACCCGGTTCTCCGGCCCGCAGAAGGACATCGGCACGAACACCGTGCTGAACGTCCCCGGTGATCACCCGACCGTGCAGGCCGCGGTGGACGCCGTACCCGCCGGCAACGACGGCACGGTCACGATCCGCATCGCCCCCGGCACCTACCGCGCGAAGGTCCTGATCCCCGCGAACAAGCCGAACCTGCTGCTCCAGGGCACCGGACGGGACCGCTCGGACACCGTCCTCGTCTTCGACACGCCCGCCGCGAACGGCGGTTCCAACGGCAGCGCCACCGTGCGGATCCTCGCCAGTGACGTGACCGCCCGCAACCTCACCTTCAGCAACGACTTCGACGAGGCCGCGCACGAGGTCAACGGCGAACAGGCGCTGGCGGTGAAGACCACCGGCGACCGGATCGTCTTCGAGGACACGGCCTTCCTGGGCAACCAGGACACCCTGATGACCGACAGCCCGAGGCTCGACGTCATCAGCCGGGTCTACATCCGCGACTCGTACATCGAGGGCGATGTCGACTTCATCTACGGCCGTGCCACGACGGTGATCGAGCGCTCCCTGATCAAGGCGCTCAGCCGGGGCTCGGACAGCAACAACGGCTACATCACGGCCGCCTCGACCTGGAAGGAGAACCCCTACGGGTTCCTGATCACCCGGTCGAAGGTCGTCAGCGACGCGCCCGCCGGGACGTACCACCTCGGCCGGCCCTGGCACCCGGGAGGCGAGCCGGACGCGATCGCCCAGGTGCTCTTCCGGGACACCGAGCTGCCCGCCGCGATCAAGTCCTCGCCGTGGACGGACATGAGCGGGTTCTCGTGGAAGGACGCCCGGTTCACCGAGCACCGGACGTACGGGCCGGGAGCCGGGGTCACCGCCGACCGGCCGCAGCTGCCGGCGGCCGAGGCCGGCACGTACACGGTCACCAAGTACCTCGCGGGGACGGACGGCTGGGCACCGCATCGCACGCGCGTCGGCGCGGGCGCCGGCCGCTGA
- a CDS encoding pectinesterase family protein gives MTDRRTGASRRSFVVAGVGAALMLGAAPTARAAGASRGRRVFGRYGSPAARLDDLTLYVDAGGAGDFTTVQAAVTAAGGTSQAFSTGGGSGYTLVLAPGVYRETVAVTAARTEMTWIGASGDARDVVVVYDNAAGTPKPGGGTYGTTGSATTLVQGAGFTARDLTFANDWLRADHPGISGTQAVAIKVQGDRSAFLRCRFLGHQDTLYADSTALGAFARQYFRDCYAEGDVDFVFGRATAVFERCRFHTLTRTDLSSAPYGFVFAPSTAGANPRGYLVTRSHVTSEAPDAYYKLARPWVPSSDTTARPMLTVRETRLGAGIDAVAPYANMSAGFPWQDQRFAEYRNTGPGAVVSVPENRPQLTAAEAASATREAYLGDWAPWERC, from the coding sequence ATGACGGACCGTCGAACAGGGGCGAGCAGACGGTCGTTCGTCGTCGCCGGCGTCGGGGCCGCGCTCATGCTCGGCGCCGCGCCCACGGCCCGAGCGGCCGGCGCCTCCCGTGGCCGCCGGGTCTTCGGCCGGTACGGGTCGCCGGCCGCCCGCCTCGACGACCTGACCCTGTACGTGGACGCCGGCGGCGCCGGTGACTTCACCACCGTCCAGGCCGCCGTCACCGCCGCTGGGGGTACCTCCCAGGCGTTTAGCACTGGGGGAGGCAGCGGGTACACCCTGGTCCTCGCGCCGGGCGTGTACCGGGAGACGGTCGCCGTCACGGCCGCCCGTACGGAGATGACCTGGATCGGGGCGTCCGGCGACGCCCGGGACGTGGTGGTCGTGTACGACAACGCGGCCGGCACCCCGAAGCCCGGCGGCGGCACCTACGGCACCACCGGGTCCGCCACGACCCTGGTGCAGGGCGCCGGGTTCACCGCGCGGGACCTCACCTTCGCCAACGACTGGCTGCGCGCCGACCACCCCGGCATCAGCGGCACCCAGGCGGTCGCGATCAAGGTGCAGGGCGACCGGTCGGCGTTCCTGCGGTGCCGGTTCCTCGGCCACCAGGACACGCTGTACGCCGACTCGACGGCGCTCGGCGCCTTCGCCCGGCAGTACTTCCGCGACTGCTACGCCGAGGGGGACGTGGACTTCGTCTTCGGACGGGCCACGGCCGTGTTCGAGCGCTGCCGCTTCCACACCCTCACCAGGACCGATCTCTCCTCCGCCCCCTACGGGTTCGTGTTCGCGCCCTCCACGGCCGGCGCCAACCCGCGCGGCTACCTGGTGACCCGGAGCCACGTCACCAGCGAGGCACCGGACGCCTACTACAAGCTGGCCCGCCCCTGGGTGCCCAGCTCCGACACCACCGCCCGGCCCATGCTCACCGTGCGCGAGACCCGCCTCGGTGCCGGGATCGACGCGGTGGCGCCGTACGCCAACATGTCGGCGGGCTTCCCCTGGCAGGACCAGCGGTTCGCCGAGTACCGGAACACCGGGCCCGGTGCCGTGGTCTCCGTCCCCGAGAACCGGCCCCAACTCACCGCCGCCGAGGCCGCGTCGGCCACCCGCGAGGCGTACCTCGGTGACTGGGCCCCGTGGGAGAGGTGCTGA
- a CDS encoding glycoside hydrolase family 43 protein — protein sequence MTTSVSAPAFSADRGDGTYRNPVLDADWSDPDVLRVADDFYMTASSFGRVPGLPLLHSRDLVNWTLVGHALQLLEPAAEFRAPRHDCGVWAPSLRHFDDRFWIFWGDPDQGIFQVNAPGIRGPWTRPHLVKEGKGLIDPCPLWDEETGEAYLVHAWAKSRSGVKNRLTGHRMRPDGTGLLDEGKVIVDADRLPGWFTLEGPKLYRHDGWYWIFAPAGGVETGWQGALRSRDFFGPYEERIVLEQRDTDVNGPHQGGWVRTAAGEDWFLHFQQRGAYGRVVHLQPMRWADDGWPVLGDEGAPVAVHRKPELPPQPPAAPATDDDFPGGRFGRQWQWTANPQDGWATQHSGDGLRLTCVRSVHTHDLRKLANVLTQRLPGIPAVTEVELSLGSEEPGARAGLAVLGDAFRWIGLQRGADGTVHLVHRFAETVADRERDADRPRPAPGGRARLRIETSAGARCRFSYDVGEGWEPSGQVFAATPWRWVGALLGLFAVAPTGGGHAGAATFREFRITTARATTA from the coding sequence GTGACCACCTCGGTGAGCGCACCCGCCTTCTCCGCCGACCGGGGCGACGGCACCTACCGCAACCCGGTCCTCGACGCCGACTGGTCCGACCCCGATGTCCTGCGCGTGGCCGACGACTTCTACATGACCGCCTCCAGCTTCGGCCGGGTCCCGGGCCTTCCCCTGCTGCACTCCCGGGACCTGGTCAACTGGACGCTCGTCGGCCACGCGCTGCAACTCCTCGAACCTGCCGCCGAGTTCAGGGCGCCGCGCCACGACTGCGGGGTGTGGGCGCCCTCGCTGCGGCACTTCGACGACCGGTTCTGGATCTTCTGGGGCGACCCCGACCAGGGCATCTTCCAGGTCAACGCCCCCGGGATCAGGGGCCCTTGGACCCGCCCGCACCTGGTCAAGGAGGGCAAGGGACTCATCGACCCCTGTCCGCTGTGGGACGAGGAGACCGGCGAGGCGTACCTCGTGCACGCCTGGGCCAAGTCCCGCTCCGGCGTCAAGAACCGGCTCACCGGCCACCGGATGCGACCCGACGGGACGGGCCTGCTCGACGAGGGCAAGGTGATCGTCGACGCGGACCGGCTCCCCGGCTGGTTCACCCTGGAGGGCCCCAAGCTCTACCGCCACGACGGCTGGTACTGGATCTTCGCCCCCGCCGGTGGCGTGGAGACCGGCTGGCAGGGAGCCCTGCGCTCCCGCGACTTCTTCGGCCCGTACGAGGAGCGGATCGTCCTGGAGCAGCGGGACACCGACGTCAACGGGCCGCACCAGGGCGGCTGGGTGCGCACGGCGGCCGGCGAGGACTGGTTCCTGCACTTCCAGCAGCGCGGCGCGTACGGCAGGGTCGTCCACCTCCAGCCGATGCGCTGGGCGGACGACGGCTGGCCGGTGCTCGGGGACGAGGGCGCCCCCGTCGCCGTGCACCGCAAGCCGGAGCTGCCGCCGCAGCCGCCGGCCGCGCCCGCCACCGACGACGACTTCCCCGGCGGCCGCTTCGGACGCCAGTGGCAGTGGACCGCGAACCCCCAGGACGGCTGGGCCACCCAGCACTCCGGGGACGGGCTGCGGCTCACGTGCGTGCGCTCCGTGCACACGCACGACCTGCGGAAACTGGCGAATGTGCTCACACAGCGGCTGCCGGGGATCCCGGCCGTGACCGAGGTGGAGCTGAGCCTCGGCAGTGAGGAGCCGGGGGCGCGGGCCGGGCTCGCGGTGCTCGGGGACGCGTTCCGCTGGATCGGGCTCCAGCGGGGTGCCGACGGGACCGTGCACCTGGTCCACCGGTTCGCCGAGACCGTCGCCGACCGCGAGCGGGACGCCGACCGTCCGCGCCCGGCGCCCGGCGGGCGGGCCCGGCTGCGGATCGAGACCTCGGCCGGGGCGCGCTGCCGCTTCTCCTACGACGTGGGGGAGGGGTGGGAGCCCTCGGGACAGGTCTTCGCCGCCACCCCCTGGCGCTGGGTCGGCGCCCTGCTCGGCCTCTTCGCGGTCGCGCCCACCGGCGGGGGACACGCCGGGGCGGCCACGTTCAGGGAGTTCCGGATCACCACCGCGCGGGCCACCACCGCCTGA
- a CDS encoding Gfo/Idh/MocA family protein: MTTRTYENPLPLVLAGARGHGRWHLENIRRLADKGIVRLAGICELTPLGADEIPDGLGTPEQSADFGALLDSTGAAIAVICTPIPTHTDLALTAARRGVHVLLEKPPAPSYAEFRRMADGVAAAGTVCQIGFQSLGSHALPAIRTMVDDGLIGEVTGIGGAGAWARAEAYYRRAPWAGKRRLNGVDVIDGALTNPLAHAVATGLALAGAGRAEAVTGIETELLRANDIESDDTSCVRITTADGGRITVAATLCAEDPGEPYNVVHGTSGRITFWYKQDRVLVQRAGHGPEEIEYGRTDLLENLVDHLVDGTGLLVPPEVTGAFMKVVEAIRTAPDPAALPADAWHLLPDEDRRVVDGIDALVTAAADDLALYSELGAPWALPDPPAKEVST; this comes from the coding sequence ATGACCACCAGGACGTACGAGAACCCGCTACCGCTCGTCCTCGCGGGGGCCCGGGGCCACGGCCGCTGGCACCTGGAGAACATCCGGCGGCTGGCGGACAAGGGGATCGTCCGGCTCGCCGGGATCTGCGAACTGACGCCGCTGGGAGCGGACGAGATCCCGGACGGCCTCGGCACACCCGAGCAGTCCGCCGACTTCGGGGCGCTCCTCGACTCGACCGGTGCCGCGATCGCCGTGATCTGCACGCCCATCCCCACCCACACCGACCTCGCCCTGACGGCGGCCCGGCGGGGCGTGCACGTCCTGCTGGAGAAGCCGCCGGCCCCGTCGTACGCCGAGTTCCGCCGGATGGCCGACGGGGTCGCGGCGGCCGGGACGGTCTGCCAGATCGGCTTCCAGTCGCTGGGCTCGCACGCGCTGCCCGCGATCCGGACCATGGTCGACGACGGCCTGATCGGCGAGGTCACCGGCATCGGCGGCGCGGGCGCCTGGGCCCGCGCCGAGGCGTACTACCGGCGCGCGCCCTGGGCGGGCAAGCGGCGACTGAACGGCGTGGACGTCATCGACGGGGCGCTCACCAACCCCCTCGCGCACGCCGTCGCCACCGGGCTCGCGCTCGCCGGCGCGGGCCGCGCCGAGGCCGTCACCGGCATCGAGACCGAACTGCTGCGCGCCAACGACATCGAGTCCGACGACACCTCCTGTGTCCGGATCACCACCGCCGACGGCGGCCGGATCACCGTCGCCGCGACCCTCTGCGCCGAGGACCCGGGCGAGCCGTACAACGTCGTGCACGGCACCAGCGGCCGGATCACCTTCTGGTACAAGCAGGACCGGGTGCTCGTCCAGCGGGCCGGACACGGCCCGGAGGAGATCGAGTACGGCCGCACGGACCTGCTGGAGAACCTCGTCGACCACCTCGTCGACGGCACCGGGCTGCTGGTCCCGCCGGAGGTGACCGGCGCGTTCATGAAGGTCGTCGAGGCGATCCGCACCGCCCCCGACCCGGCCGCGCTCCCGGCGGACGCCTGGCACCTGCTGCCCGACGAGGACCGCCGGGTCGTCGACGGCATCGACGCCCTGGTCACGGCCGCCGCCGACGACCTCGCCCTCTACTCCGAACTCGGCGCCCCCTGGGCGCTCCCCGATCCACCGGCGAAAGAGGTGAGCACATGA
- a CDS encoding ABC transporter substrate-binding protein, translating into MKISNRRSRRAAAAVALGSVLALTATACGDDGSGTGGDKGSEGSGKGKVLFWDNNGGVRTDIWKEIIADFEKANPDIKVEYVGIAATEYQSKVDTSIQGGGLPDVGGVGAAMAAGFAAQGALEPLDGRLAKSSLNGKLNEAMVESLKSAGGGDALYSIPTSANNGVLYYRTDLFKAAGLADPTDWDKFYAAAEKLTDKDKNEFGYTIRGGAGSIAQALDAMYGQSGITSFWDASGEKATVNDPKNIAALEKYVGLYKKVTPAADLNNDFTKMVAQFDSGTIGMLNHNLGSYQDHVKAFGDKFRGIPQPTGPGGKRVQVSNPVDGLGMFKSSKNKEAAWKFIEFATSHEENSKFNKSAGQVPSNNDAAKDAWISEAEPTKLAAAALGDGSTTIVQLPYYLPDWNTISKADNEPAFQKVMDGQSSAKEFLDALAEQLNTAQAEWSEQKKG; encoded by the coding sequence ATGAAGATCAGCAATCGCAGAAGCAGGCGTGCCGCCGCGGCCGTCGCCCTGGGTTCCGTCCTCGCGCTGACCGCCACCGCCTGCGGTGACGACGGCAGCGGCACGGGCGGGGACAAGGGCTCCGAGGGGAGCGGCAAGGGCAAGGTTCTCTTCTGGGACAACAACGGCGGTGTCCGCACCGACATCTGGAAGGAGATCATCGCCGACTTCGAGAAGGCCAACCCGGACATCAAGGTCGAGTACGTCGGGATCGCCGCCACCGAGTACCAGTCCAAGGTCGACACCTCCATCCAGGGCGGCGGTCTCCCGGACGTCGGCGGTGTCGGCGCGGCCATGGCCGCCGGGTTCGCCGCGCAGGGCGCGCTGGAGCCGCTGGACGGCCGGCTCGCCAAGTCCTCCCTGAACGGCAAGCTCAACGAGGCGATGGTCGAGTCGCTGAAGTCCGCCGGCGGCGGCGACGCCCTGTACTCGATCCCCACCTCCGCCAACAACGGTGTCCTCTACTACCGCACCGACCTGTTCAAGGCGGCGGGCCTCGCCGACCCGACCGACTGGGACAAGTTCTACGCGGCGGCCGAGAAGCTCACCGACAAGGACAAGAACGAGTTCGGCTACACCATCCGCGGTGGCGCCGGGTCCATCGCGCAGGCGCTGGACGCGATGTACGGGCAGTCCGGGATCACCTCGTTCTGGGACGCGAGCGGGGAGAAGGCCACCGTCAACGACCCGAAGAACATCGCTGCCCTGGAGAAGTACGTCGGCCTGTACAAGAAGGTCACGCCCGCGGCCGACCTCAACAACGACTTCACCAAGATGGTCGCGCAGTTCGACTCCGGCACGATCGGGATGCTCAACCACAACCTGGGGTCGTACCAGGACCATGTGAAGGCGTTCGGCGACAAGTTCCGGGGCATCCCGCAGCCGACCGGGCCCGGCGGCAAGCGGGTGCAGGTGTCCAACCCGGTCGACGGGCTCGGCATGTTCAAGAGCTCGAAGAACAAGGAAGCCGCCTGGAAGTTCATCGAGTTCGCGACCTCGCACGAGGAGAACTCCAAGTTCAACAAGTCCGCCGGGCAGGTGCCGTCGAACAACGACGCGGCCAAGGACGCGTGGATCTCCGAGGCCGAGCCGACGAAGCTGGCCGCCGCCGCGCTCGGTGACGGGTCGACGACGATCGTGCAGCTGCCGTACTACCTGCCGGACTGGAACACGATCTCGAAGGCCGACAACGAGCCGGCCTTCCAGAAGGTGATGGACGGGCAGAGCAGTGCGAAGGAATTCCTGGACGCGCTTGCCGAGCAGCTGAACACGGCGCAGGCGGAGTGGAGTGAGCAGAAGAAGGGCTAA
- a CDS encoding pectate lyase family protein — protein sequence MRPRIWHAHVMTSVVGCTALVLGVAGTGVAQAQGRDLGRQVLGAGDGWGSADGGTTGGSAADAEHVYTVTTWAEFKAALAAGGNAPKIIKVKGMIDAVSEGCEAFVTGGYDLQQYLKDYDPAVYGNDEVAKGPQEDARVASMANQDSAIKANIPSNTTIVGVGKNSGILGGSLQIKGVSNVIMRNLTIEAPLDCFPKWDPTDDNNTGNWNSEYDAVVVYGTDHVWLDHNTFTDGRYPDSERPVYFGKVFQQHDGLTDIVRGANYVTVSWNRFQDHDKNMLIGNSDSTATTDSGKLKVTMHHNRFDGILQRSPRVRFGQVDVYNNHYVVTEDQKDDYYIFGVGLSSQLHASDNAITLPAGASVGKALKRWNDSPLTAENNYVNGRLTDLIAVHNAEIPSEFLRSGAGWTPTLRTEVDSPRAVPGVVARGAGAGKVC from the coding sequence ATGCGTCCTCGTATCTGGCATGCCCATGTCATGACATCCGTCGTCGGCTGTACCGCGCTCGTGCTCGGGGTCGCCGGCACCGGTGTCGCCCAGGCTCAGGGCCGTGATCTCGGCCGGCAGGTGCTCGGCGCCGGGGACGGGTGGGGCTCGGCGGACGGCGGCACCACCGGTGGGTCGGCGGCCGACGCCGAACATGTCTACACGGTCACCACCTGGGCCGAGTTCAAGGCCGCGCTGGCGGCGGGTGGGAACGCGCCGAAGATCATCAAGGTCAAGGGGATGATCGACGCCGTCTCCGAGGGCTGCGAGGCCTTCGTCACGGGCGGCTACGACCTCCAGCAGTACCTCAAGGACTACGACCCGGCCGTCTACGGCAACGACGAGGTCGCCAAGGGCCCGCAGGAGGACGCGCGGGTCGCGTCCATGGCCAACCAGGACTCGGCGATCAAGGCCAACATCCCCAGCAACACCACCATCGTCGGCGTCGGCAAGAACTCCGGCATCCTCGGCGGCAGCCTCCAGATCAAGGGCGTCTCGAACGTCATCATGCGCAACCTCACCATCGAGGCCCCGCTCGACTGCTTCCCCAAGTGGGACCCGACGGACGACAACAACACCGGCAACTGGAACTCCGAGTACGACGCCGTGGTCGTCTACGGCACCGACCACGTCTGGCTCGACCACAACACGTTCACCGACGGGCGCTACCCGGACAGCGAGCGGCCGGTCTACTTCGGCAAGGTCTTCCAGCAGCACGACGGCCTGACCGACATCGTGCGCGGCGCCAACTACGTGACCGTCTCCTGGAACCGCTTCCAGGACCACGACAAGAACATGCTGATCGGCAACAGCGACAGCACCGCCACCACCGACTCCGGCAAGCTCAAGGTCACGATGCACCACAACCGCTTCGACGGGATCCTCCAGCGCTCCCCGCGCGTGCGGTTCGGCCAGGTCGACGTCTACAACAACCACTACGTCGTCACCGAGGACCAGAAGGACGACTACTACATCTTCGGCGTCGGCCTGTCCTCCCAGCTCCACGCCAGCGACAACGCGATCACGCTGCCCGCGGGCGCGAGCGTCGGCAAGGCCCTGAAGAGGTGGAACGACTCCCCGCTCACCGCCGAGAACAACTACGTCAACGGCAGGCTGACGGACCTCATCGCCGTCCACAACGCCGAGATCCCCTCGGAGTTCCTGCGGTCCGGCGCCGGCTGGACCCCCACCCTGCGGACCGAGGTCGATTCGCCGCGCGCGGTGCCGGGTGTGGTCGCGCGCGGCGCGGGCGCCGGAAAGGTCTGCTGA
- a CDS encoding rhamnogalacturonan acetylesterase, whose protein sequence is MSLTRRQVAGAALAAVPLGAAATGTASAASARRRRTLYIAGDSTAAQKYADAAPETGWGMALPFFLGKGLSVSNHAVNGRSSKSFIDEGRLDVVLGAIRPGDFLVVQFGHNDSKIADPTRYTEPWTTYQDHLRQYIDGARARGARPVLATSVERRKFDASGNAVATHGDYPAAAIALAAEEGVALLDIQALSIALWQRLGVEETKKYFNWTGTEQDNTHFNPPGAIAVARLVAGELLRRRVLARRDVRRLDEEVPDSWITWPVA, encoded by the coding sequence GTGTCGCTCACTCGTAGACAAGTCGCCGGTGCGGCTCTCGCCGCTGTTCCGCTCGGTGCCGCCGCCACCGGGACCGCCTCCGCCGCGTCGGCGCGGCGTCGGCGCACCCTCTACATCGCCGGTGACTCCACCGCCGCGCAGAAGTACGCCGACGCCGCGCCCGAGACGGGGTGGGGCATGGCGCTTCCCTTCTTTCTCGGGAAGGGGCTGTCCGTCTCCAACCACGCCGTGAACGGCCGTAGTTCGAAGAGCTTCATCGACGAGGGGCGGCTCGACGTCGTCCTCGGGGCGATCCGGCCCGGGGACTTCCTCGTCGTCCAGTTCGGACACAACGACTCCAAGATCGCCGATCCCACGCGGTACACCGAGCCGTGGACGACGTACCAGGACCATCTGCGCCAGTACATCGACGGCGCGCGGGCGCGCGGCGCCCGGCCGGTGCTCGCCACCTCCGTCGAGCGCAGAAAGTTCGACGCGAGCGGCAACGCCGTGGCGACCCACGGCGACTATCCGGCAGCGGCGATCGCTCTCGCCGCGGAGGAGGGGGTCGCCCTCCTCGACATCCAGGCGCTGTCGATCGCGTTGTGGCAGCGGCTCGGGGTCGAGGAGACCAAGAAGTACTTCAACTGGACCGGGACCGAGCAGGACAACACGCACTTCAACCCGCCGGGGGCGATCGCGGTGGCCCGGCTGGTCGCGGGTGAGTTGCTGCGGCGCCGGGTGCTCGCACGTCGTGACGTGCGCCGTCTCGACGAAGAGGTGCCCGACTCCTGGATCACGTGGCCCGTGGCGTAG